One stretch of Sander vitreus isolate 19-12246 chromosome 16, sanVit1, whole genome shotgun sequence DNA includes these proteins:
- the grk5 gene encoding G protein-coupled receptor kinase 5 isoform X2, producing the protein MEIESMVANSALIKAREGGGSKGRSWKWREMFRFSHISQCADLAMTIERDYYSLCVKQPIGKKLFQLFCRSRPDLQNYISLQDALDAFETKSDDLRRESGFSIIQRFFSTQSIQCVSIMLKHEHSCIQKLELDPCLDVFHDCREDLHKLLGGEPFIQYQESMFFDRFLQWKMLERQPITKQTFRQYRLLGKGGFGEVWACQMRATGMMYACKKLEKTHVKKRMGEAMALNEKEILEGLDSRFVVNLAYAYETKHALCMVLTMMSGGDLKFHIHNIGEPGLDKDRARFYAAEICCGLIHLHQKSILYRDLKPENILLDDNGHIRISDLGLAVRLSEGKLVRGMVGTLGYMAPEVIGRKHYGMSVDWWGLGCLIYEMTAGQPPYRVKGEHPKAPEMERRIQSEQLEYSDKFSKTAKDICSSPRLVYCSDVQDIDEFSSVKGVILDKTDINFYSKFNTGRVPITWQNEVIETGCFKELNTFGPEGSRSPDLDWSQNPDSPKRSLLDRIFRKKHASDGLDESKQNLISTESYMTSGMVSTTL; encoded by the exons atgGAGATTGAAAGCATGGTGGCAAATAGTGCTCTTATTAAAGCCAGAGAAG GTGGAGGGAGCAAAGGAAGAAGCTGGAAATGGAGAGAGATGTTTCGCTTTTCTCACATTAGTCAGTGTGCAGACCTGGCCATGaccatag AGCGAGACTACTACAGTCTGTGTGTGAAGCAGCCTATCGGCAAGAAACTCTTTCAGCTCTTCTGTCGGAGTCGGCCCGATCTGCAGAACTACATCTCCCTGCAGGACGCTCTG GACGCCTTTGAGACAAAGTCGGATGATTTGAGGAGAGAATCTGGCTTCAGCATCATTCAGAGATTCTTCAGTACTCAG TCCATTCAGTGTGTGTCCATCATGCTGAAGCACGAACACAGCTGCATCCAGAAGCTGGAGCTCGACCCGTGCCTGGACGTCTTCCACGACTGCAGAGA AGACCTACATAAACTCCTCGGTGGCGAGCCCTTCATCCAGTACCAGGAGAGCATGTTTTTCGACCGTTTCCTGCAGTGGAAGATGTTGGAGAG GCAGCCCATCACCAAGCAGACGTTTAGACAGTACAGACTTCTggggaaaggagggttcggagAG GTGTGGGCGTGTCAGATGCGAGCCACGGGGATGATGTACGCCTGCAAAAAGCTGGAGAAGACTCACGTGAAGAAGAGGATGGGGGAAGCCATGGCTCTCAACGAGAAAGAGATCCTGGAAGGGCTGGACAGTCGATTCGTG GTGAATCTGGCGTACGCTTATGAGACAAAGCACGCCCTCTGCATGGTTCTGACAATGATGAGCGGCGGGGATTTGAAGTTTCATATTCATAACATCGGAGAGCCCGGCCTGGACAAAGACAGAGCGCGCTTCTACGCTGCAGAAATCTGCTGCGGTTTAATTCACCTCCACCAGAAGTCAATACTCTATCG GGATCTGAAACCAGAAAACATTCTGTTGGATGACAACG GACATATCCGCATCTCTGACCTAGGCCTGGCTGTGAGGCTGTCGGAGGGGAAACTAGTGCGAGGCATGGTGGGCACTCTGGGATACAtgg CTCCTGAGGTGATCGGCCGAAAGCATTACGGGATGAGCGTGGACTGGTGGGGCCTCGGCTGCCTGATTTACGAGATGACCGCGGGGCAGCCTCCATACCGGGTCAAAGGAGAACATCCTAAAGCCCCCGAGATGGAGAGAAGGATTCAGTCGGAACAGCTGGAATACAGTGACAAGTTCAGCAAAACGGCCAAAGACATCTGCTCCTCT CCCAGACTGGTGTACTGCAGCGACGTGCAGGACATTGATGAGTTTTCTAGCGTGAAGGGAGTCATTCTGGACAAGACAGACATCAACTTCTACTCCAAGTTCAACACAGGACGAGTCCCTATAACCTGGCAAAACGAG GTGATAGAGACGGGATGTTTCAAGGAGCTGAATACTTTTGGCCCTGAGGGATCTCGATCTCCAGACCTCGACTGGTCTCAGAACCCAGACAGCCCCAAACGCAGCCTGCTGGACCGAATCTTCCGCAAAAAA CACGCTTCAGATGGGTTGGACGAAAGCAAACAGAACTTGATTTCCACTGAAAGCTACATGACGTCCGGCATGGTCAGCACCACCCTCTGA
- the grk5 gene encoding G protein-coupled receptor kinase 5 isoform X1 — MEIESMVANSALIKAREGGGSKGRSWKWREMFRFSHISQCADLAMTIERDYYSLCVKQPIGKKLFQLFCRSRPDLQNYISLQDALDAFETKSDDLRRESGFSIIQRFFSTQSIQCVSIMLKHEHSCIQKLELDPCLDVFHDCREDLHKLLGGEPFIQYQESMFFDRFLQWKMLERQPITKQTFRQYRLLGKGGFGEVWACQMRATGMMYACKKLEKTHVKKRMGEAMALNEKEILEGLDSRFVVNLAYAYETKHALCMVLTMMSGGDLKFHIHNIGEPGLDKDRARFYAAEICCGLIHLHQKSILYRDLKPENILLDDNGHIRISDLGLAVRLSEGKLVRGMVGTLGYMAPEVIGRKHYGMSVDWWGLGCLIYEMTAGQPPYRVKGEHPKAPEMERRIQSEQLEYSDKFSKTAKDICSSLLNTDPKQRLGCQSSGGSEVQAHHFFQKINFRMLEAGLVKPPFKPDPRLVYCSDVQDIDEFSSVKGVILDKTDINFYSKFNTGRVPITWQNEVIETGCFKELNTFGPEGSRSPDLDWSQNPDSPKRSLLDRIFRKKHASDGLDESKQNLISTESYMTSGMVSTTL; from the exons atgGAGATTGAAAGCATGGTGGCAAATAGTGCTCTTATTAAAGCCAGAGAAG GTGGAGGGAGCAAAGGAAGAAGCTGGAAATGGAGAGAGATGTTTCGCTTTTCTCACATTAGTCAGTGTGCAGACCTGGCCATGaccatag AGCGAGACTACTACAGTCTGTGTGTGAAGCAGCCTATCGGCAAGAAACTCTTTCAGCTCTTCTGTCGGAGTCGGCCCGATCTGCAGAACTACATCTCCCTGCAGGACGCTCTG GACGCCTTTGAGACAAAGTCGGATGATTTGAGGAGAGAATCTGGCTTCAGCATCATTCAGAGATTCTTCAGTACTCAG TCCATTCAGTGTGTGTCCATCATGCTGAAGCACGAACACAGCTGCATCCAGAAGCTGGAGCTCGACCCGTGCCTGGACGTCTTCCACGACTGCAGAGA AGACCTACATAAACTCCTCGGTGGCGAGCCCTTCATCCAGTACCAGGAGAGCATGTTTTTCGACCGTTTCCTGCAGTGGAAGATGTTGGAGAG GCAGCCCATCACCAAGCAGACGTTTAGACAGTACAGACTTCTggggaaaggagggttcggagAG GTGTGGGCGTGTCAGATGCGAGCCACGGGGATGATGTACGCCTGCAAAAAGCTGGAGAAGACTCACGTGAAGAAGAGGATGGGGGAAGCCATGGCTCTCAACGAGAAAGAGATCCTGGAAGGGCTGGACAGTCGATTCGTG GTGAATCTGGCGTACGCTTATGAGACAAAGCACGCCCTCTGCATGGTTCTGACAATGATGAGCGGCGGGGATTTGAAGTTTCATATTCATAACATCGGAGAGCCCGGCCTGGACAAAGACAGAGCGCGCTTCTACGCTGCAGAAATCTGCTGCGGTTTAATTCACCTCCACCAGAAGTCAATACTCTATCG GGATCTGAAACCAGAAAACATTCTGTTGGATGACAACG GACATATCCGCATCTCTGACCTAGGCCTGGCTGTGAGGCTGTCGGAGGGGAAACTAGTGCGAGGCATGGTGGGCACTCTGGGATACAtgg CTCCTGAGGTGATCGGCCGAAAGCATTACGGGATGAGCGTGGACTGGTGGGGCCTCGGCTGCCTGATTTACGAGATGACCGCGGGGCAGCCTCCATACCGGGTCAAAGGAGAACATCCTAAAGCCCCCGAGATGGAGAGAAGGATTCAGTCGGAACAGCTGGAATACAGTGACAAGTTCAGCAAAACGGCCAAAGACATCTGCTCCTCT CTGCTAAACACGGACCCAAAACAGAGGTTGGGTTGCCAGAGCTCGGGGGGGAGTGAAGTACAGGCGCATCATTTCTTTCAAAAAATCAACTTCAGGATGCTGGAGGCCGGACTCGTTAAACCTCCTTTCAAACCTGAT CCCAGACTGGTGTACTGCAGCGACGTGCAGGACATTGATGAGTTTTCTAGCGTGAAGGGAGTCATTCTGGACAAGACAGACATCAACTTCTACTCCAAGTTCAACACAGGACGAGTCCCTATAACCTGGCAAAACGAG GTGATAGAGACGGGATGTTTCAAGGAGCTGAATACTTTTGGCCCTGAGGGATCTCGATCTCCAGACCTCGACTGGTCTCAGAACCCAGACAGCCCCAAACGCAGCCTGCTGGACCGAATCTTCCGCAAAAAA CACGCTTCAGATGGGTTGGACGAAAGCAAACAGAACTTGATTTCCACTGAAAGCTACATGACGTCCGGCATGGTCAGCACCACCCTCTGA